Proteins encoded together in one Micromonospora auratinigra window:
- a CDS encoding SSI family serine proteinase inhibitor — MPFARRTAALALAAALGVLATSAAARPAAAAPRPGPQLPSVLLLTVDDGVGAPRATVLTCGPAGGLHPDPTTACRLVARVDGDLDALSVDPSPCIEVYAPLTVRAVGFWQDRPVAYARSFDNRCLLRHGTAALFDF, encoded by the coding sequence ATGCCCTTCGCCCGACGTACCGCCGCGTTGGCTCTCGCCGCCGCGCTCGGCGTACTCGCCACGTCCGCCGCCGCCCGGCCGGCCGCCGCGGCGCCCCGACCCGGACCGCAGCTGCCCTCGGTCCTGCTGCTCACCGTCGACGACGGCGTCGGTGCGCCCCGGGCCACCGTGCTGACCTGCGGGCCGGCGGGTGGACTGCACCCCGACCCGACGACCGCCTGCCGGCTCGTCGCCCGCGTCGACGGGGACCTCGACGCGCTGAGCGTGGACCCCTCCCCCTGCATCGAGGTGTACGCCCCGCTGACCGTGCGGGCGGTGGGCTTCTGGCAGGACCGGCCGGTCGCGTACGCCCGCAGCTTCGACAACCGTTGCCTGCTGCGGCACGGCACCGCCGCGCTGTTCGACTTCTGA
- a CDS encoding ABC transporter ATP-binding protein has translation MVQRAEQDPYLRVRDLRVRFDTEDGVVRAVDGVSFSVARGRTLGIVGESGSGKSVTSLAILGLHGARRTTVSGEISIGGRQLVGLPEEEVRRLRGRDMAMIFQDPLSALHPYYTVGRQIAEAYRVHHPRAGRREARTRAVDMLDRVGIPQPAQRYEQYPHEFSGGMRQRAMIAMALVNDPDLLIADEPTTALDVTVQAQILDLLADLQAEFHSAVVLITHDLGVVSQVADDVLVMYGGRAVEQGSVAQVLRSPQHPYTWGLLSSVPSLHGDADADLVPIKGNPPSLINLPSGCAFHPRCRYAGRTGDRSRTEVPELRATAEPGHDVACHLPEAARQRIFREEVGAVDPRSGGVDLASGERRPS, from the coding sequence ATGGTGCAGCGTGCGGAGCAGGACCCCTACCTGCGGGTGCGGGATCTGCGGGTGCGGTTCGACACCGAGGACGGGGTGGTCCGGGCGGTCGACGGGGTGTCGTTCTCGGTGGCGCGGGGTCGCACGCTCGGGATCGTGGGGGAGTCGGGTTCGGGTAAGAGTGTGACGTCGTTGGCGATCCTGGGCCTGCACGGCGCGAGGCGCACGACCGTCTCCGGGGAGATCTCGATCGGTGGCCGGCAGTTGGTCGGGCTGCCGGAGGAGGAGGTGCGTCGGCTGCGGGGCCGGGACATGGCGATGATCTTCCAGGATCCGCTGTCGGCGTTGCACCCGTACTACACGGTGGGGCGGCAGATCGCCGAGGCGTACCGGGTGCACCACCCGAGGGCCGGTCGGCGGGAGGCGCGTACCCGGGCGGTGGACATGCTGGACCGGGTGGGGATTCCGCAGCCGGCGCAGCGCTACGAGCAGTATCCGCACGAGTTTTCGGGTGGGATGCGGCAGCGGGCGATGATCGCGATGGCGTTGGTCAACGACCCGGATCTGTTGATCGCCGACGAGCCGACCACGGCGTTGGACGTGACGGTGCAGGCGCAGATCCTGGACCTGTTGGCCGATCTGCAGGCGGAGTTCCATTCGGCGGTTGTGTTGATCACGCATGACCTGGGGGTGGTGTCGCAGGTCGCTGACGACGTGCTGGTGATGTACGGGGGGCGGGCGGTCGAGCAGGGCAGTGTGGCGCAGGTGTTGCGGTCGCCGCAGCATCCGTACACGTGGGGGTTGTTGTCGAGCGTGCCGTCGTTGCACGGTGACGCCGACGCGGACCTGGTGCCCATCAAGGGCAACCCGCCGTCGCTGATCAACCTGCCGTCGGGGTGCGCGTTTCATCCGCGCTGCCGCTACGCGGGGCGCACCGGCGACCGCTCCCGCACCGAGGTGCCCGAGCTGCGGGCGACCGCCGAGCCGGGCCACGACGTGGCCTGCCACCTGCCGGAAGCCGCCCGGCAGCGCATCTTCCGCGAGGAGGTCGGCGCGGTGGACCCCCGGTCCGGCGGCGTCGACCTCGCGTCGGGTGAGAGGAGACCGTCATGA
- a CDS encoding ABC transporter substrate-binding protein, with translation MPARTRTLTGVLAVATLVAAGCSPTTDTGGGGDEKTKTQTGSISYQAADNQGPARAVDGAAAGGTVTVMQNSDFEHLDPARNYVNVQQVTGGLLYRSLNGYKEDGSGKLLLVGDLATNPGKDVDNDCKVWEFTLRDGVRYEDGSPVTSKDVAYGIARSFAPNLNEGPHYIQQWLYPGGAYNAKYQGPYNGGRAAPDGIETPDDRTIRFTFPQPHCDLPYAAALPTTAPVPAARDTRANYDLRPFSSGPYKVKSYQRDVALELERNPNWDPRTDPLRNAYPDTVRITFGLEQAQIAERLVADAPADRAALSWTDVPPAVLPRTTAAGVAERVVKGPTQYTWVLSINTQRVTDLTVRRALNYAVDKDAALKALGGQAAGTPATTLMSPTTAGWQKYDVFHAPVTGDKAKVTELLGGRRPKLVLAHSNTELRTQQAEAIRKNLTDMGFDIVMKPIDNSSYYDEIGRKNNPYDLYMSGWGSDWPTGSTVIPPVYDGREIVAEGNNNVSYLDEPAVSAEIDRVRALPAAQQDAGWTALDEKIMKEYAPVVPCYYDAAYELHGSRVGNAFLSDAFGVISLNGIYVKK, from the coding sequence GTGCCAGCACGAACCCGGACACTGACCGGTGTCCTCGCCGTGGCGACGCTGGTCGCCGCCGGTTGCAGCCCCACCACCGACACCGGCGGGGGCGGCGACGAGAAGACCAAGACCCAGACCGGCTCCATCTCCTACCAGGCGGCCGACAACCAGGGCCCGGCCAGGGCGGTCGACGGGGCCGCCGCCGGCGGCACCGTCACCGTCATGCAGAACTCCGACTTCGAGCACCTCGACCCGGCCCGCAACTACGTCAACGTGCAGCAGGTGACCGGCGGACTGCTCTACCGGTCGCTCAACGGCTACAAGGAGGACGGCAGCGGCAAGCTGCTGCTCGTCGGCGACCTGGCCACCAACCCCGGCAAGGACGTCGACAACGACTGCAAGGTCTGGGAGTTCACCCTGCGCGACGGCGTGAGGTACGAGGACGGCTCCCCGGTCACCAGCAAGGACGTCGCGTACGGCATCGCCCGCTCGTTCGCGCCGAACCTCAACGAGGGACCGCACTACATCCAGCAGTGGCTCTACCCGGGCGGGGCGTACAACGCGAAGTACCAGGGGCCGTACAACGGTGGGAGGGCCGCGCCGGACGGCATCGAGACGCCCGACGACCGGACCATCCGGTTCACCTTCCCGCAGCCGCACTGCGACCTGCCGTACGCGGCGGCGCTGCCCACCACCGCCCCGGTGCCGGCGGCCAGGGACACCCGGGCCAACTACGACCTGCGGCCCTTCTCCTCCGGGCCCTACAAGGTGAAGTCCTACCAGCGCGACGTCGCGCTGGAGCTGGAGCGCAACCCGAACTGGGACCCGAGGACCGATCCGCTGCGCAACGCCTACCCGGACACCGTCCGGATCACCTTCGGCCTGGAGCAGGCCCAGATCGCCGAGCGTCTCGTCGCCGACGCCCCGGCCGACCGGGCGGCGCTGAGCTGGACCGACGTGCCGCCGGCCGTGCTGCCCCGGACCACCGCCGCCGGCGTGGCCGAGCGGGTGGTGAAGGGCCCGACGCAGTACACCTGGGTGCTGAGCATCAACACCCAGCGGGTCACCGACCTGACCGTGCGCCGCGCGCTGAACTACGCGGTGGACAAGGACGCCGCGCTCAAGGCCCTCGGCGGACAGGCGGCCGGTACGCCGGCCACCACGCTGATGTCGCCGACCACGGCCGGCTGGCAGAAGTACGACGTGTTCCACGCCCCGGTGACCGGTGACAAGGCCAAGGTCACCGAGCTGCTCGGCGGCAGGCGCCCGAAGCTGGTGCTCGCCCACTCCAACACCGAGCTGCGTACCCAGCAGGCCGAGGCGATCCGCAAGAACCTCACCGACATGGGCTTCGACATCGTCATGAAGCCCATCGACAACAGCAGCTACTACGACGAGATCGGCCGGAAGAACAACCCGTACGACCTCTACATGAGCGGCTGGGGCTCGGACTGGCCGACCGGCTCCACCGTCATACCCCCGGTCTACGACGGGCGGGAGATCGTGGCCGAGGGGAACAACAACGTCTCGTACCTCGACGAGCCGGCGGTCAGCGCCGAGATCGACCGGGTCCGGGCCCTGCCGGCCGCCCAGCAGGACGCCGGGTGGACAGCCCTGGACGAGAAGATCATGAAGGAGTACGCGCCCGTGGTGCCCTGCTACTACGACGCCGCGTACGAGCTGCACGGCTCCCGGGTCGGCAACGCGTTCCTCAGCGACGCGTTCGGCGTCATCTCGCTCAACGGCATCTACGTGAAGAAGTGA
- a CDS encoding ABC transporter permease, whose protein sequence is MSDLSHPPSLTTPGEPATPAPAVPEVVTPPVGDRRDIVGRSPNQLAWRRLKRDRTARVSALTLLVAAVVALGAPLLGRLTGIDPTDKFVDRLNDFGMPIGYAGGISARHWLGLEPGSGRDILLQLVHGLRTSLFIAFASALLASFVGVTVGVLAGWARGWLDGLVNWLIDLTLAFPFLIFALAVIPILEDRFYSAREAPSPAFRVALIVATFGLFSWTYTARLVRGQVISLREREFVDAARAAGAGTGHILFRQLLPNIWAPILVTVSLNVPQFIAIEAALAFVNVGVTEPTPDLGRMIYNSIGYVASDPWYTLFPGLTIFLLVLAFNLLGDALRDSLDPRSTR, encoded by the coding sequence ATGAGCGACCTGTCCCACCCACCGTCACTCACCACACCGGGCGAGCCGGCGACCCCGGCACCGGCCGTCCCCGAGGTCGTCACGCCGCCTGTCGGGGACCGCCGGGACATCGTCGGCAGGTCACCCAACCAGCTCGCCTGGCGGCGGCTCAAGCGGGACCGGACCGCCCGGGTCAGCGCGCTGACCCTGCTCGTCGCCGCCGTGGTGGCCCTCGGCGCACCGCTGCTCGGCCGGCTCACCGGAATCGACCCGACCGACAAGTTCGTCGATCGGCTCAACGATTTCGGAATGCCCATCGGGTACGCCGGCGGCATTTCCGCCCGGCACTGGCTCGGGCTGGAACCGGGCAGTGGCCGCGACATCCTGCTGCAACTGGTCCACGGTCTGCGTACCTCGTTGTTCATCGCCTTCGCCTCGGCGTTGCTGGCCTCCTTCGTCGGGGTCACCGTGGGGGTGCTCGCGGGCTGGGCCCGGGGCTGGCTCGACGGCCTGGTCAACTGGCTGATCGACCTCACCCTGGCGTTCCCGTTCCTGATCTTCGCGCTGGCGGTGATCCCGATCCTGGAGGACCGGTTCTACTCGGCGCGGGAAGCCCCGTCGCCGGCCTTCCGGGTCGCCCTGATCGTGGCCACCTTCGGCCTGTTCAGCTGGACGTACACCGCGCGGCTGGTCCGCGGCCAGGTGATCTCGCTGCGCGAGCGGGAGTTCGTCGACGCCGCCAGGGCCGCCGGCGCCGGCACCGGGCACATCCTGTTCCGGCAACTGCTGCCGAACATCTGGGCGCCGATCCTGGTCACCGTCTCGCTGAACGTGCCGCAGTTCATCGCCATCGAGGCCGCCCTCGCCTTCGTCAACGTCGGCGTCACCGAACCCACGCCCGACCTCGGCCGGATGATCTACAACAGCATCGGCTACGTGGCGAGCGACCCCTGGTACACCCTGTTCCCCGGATTGACGATCTTCCTGCTGGTCCTGGCGTTCAACCTGCTCGGTGACGCGCTGCGCGACTCGCTGGATCCCCGGTCGACCCGGTAA
- a CDS encoding ABC transporter permease — MFRFVLRRLLVAAVTLAVISLVTFGLFFAVPSSPAKVMCGKNCTAEDIAQVEQRLGIDQPLPRQYADFVTGIVAGRTYGSGDFRQECPAPCLGYSFRNNQPVTEIITQRAPVTFSIVLGGAVLWLALGVSLGMVSALRRGTALDRAAIGVTLAGASMQVYFFGLILLYLLVYATGLLPFPDYTPLTEDPLRWAQGLLLPWMTLGFLNSALYARLSRAQMLETLSEDFVRTARAKGLPARQVHLRHALRAAITPIVTIAGLDIGTSLGGTFITETIFGLQGLGKATVEAVQFLNLPVVMATVLLAAVFIVVANIVVDVLYAVIDPRVRLG, encoded by the coding sequence GTGTTCCGTTTCGTGCTCCGGCGGCTGCTCGTGGCCGCGGTGACCCTGGCGGTGATCAGCCTGGTCACCTTCGGTCTCTTCTTCGCGGTGCCGAGCAGCCCGGCCAAGGTGATGTGCGGCAAGAACTGCACCGCCGAGGACATCGCCCAGGTCGAGCAGCGGCTCGGCATCGACCAGCCGCTGCCCCGCCAGTACGCCGACTTCGTCACCGGCATCGTCGCGGGCCGCACCTACGGCTCGGGCGACTTCCGGCAGGAGTGCCCGGCACCCTGCCTGGGCTACTCGTTCCGCAACAACCAACCGGTCACCGAGATCATCACCCAGCGCGCCCCGGTGACCTTCAGCATCGTCCTGGGCGGGGCGGTGCTCTGGCTGGCCCTGGGCGTCTCGCTGGGCATGGTCTCGGCGCTGCGCCGCGGCACCGCCCTCGACCGGGCCGCGATCGGCGTCACCCTGGCCGGGGCGTCCATGCAGGTCTACTTCTTCGGCCTGATCCTGCTCTACCTGCTCGTGTACGCGACCGGGCTGCTGCCGTTCCCCGACTACACCCCGCTGACCGAGGACCCGCTGCGCTGGGCGCAGGGGCTGCTGCTGCCCTGGATGACGCTCGGTTTCCTCAACTCCGCCCTCTACGCCCGGCTGTCCCGGGCGCAGATGCTGGAGACCCTGTCGGAGGACTTCGTCCGGACCGCCCGGGCGAAGGGCCTCCCGGCCCGCCAGGTGCACCTGCGGCACGCGCTGCGGGCGGCGATCACCCCGATCGTCACCATCGCCGGCCTGGACATCGGCACCAGCCTCGGCGGCACCTTCATCACCGAGACCATCTTCGGCCTGCAGGGGCTGGGCAAGGCCACCGTCGAGGCGGTGCAGTTCCTGAACCTGCCGGTGGTGATGGCCACCGTCCTGCTGGCCGCCGTGTTCATCGTGGTCGCCAACATCGTCGTGGACGTGCTCTACGCGGTCATCGACCCGCGGGTCCGGCTGGGCTGA